The following DNA comes from Dysgonomonadaceae bacterium PH5-43.
TAAAGATATTGTTCCTGCAAGAACTATAGGTTGTAAAACCGTGTGGCTTAAAGGTCCAGCTTGGGAAGACGATAAACCCAATAGCACCGCTGATGCTATTATTTATGATTTTAAAGAATTGAGAGAGATATTTAAGTTAAGTTAAACACAGTTGCTGTACAATAATATTCGACATCTTGAGGGAGTGAAGTAAATTGAAAAATTTTCGTCGTATCACTCAGCATGGCGAGTTCCGGTTGAGTTGAGTAACTGTATTTAGAAAAAATAATTAATAAATAGAATGTTATGGAAAAGATGCAAGTAGAAAATGCTCAAGGTAAATTGGGCGTTCTTGTAATTGGAGTTGGTGGTGCCGTGGCTACTACTTTCATTGCGGGTACAATGATTGCTCGTAAAGGTTTAGGAGTGCCTGTTGGCTCTATAACTCAATTGGCAACAATCAGATTAGGAAAAAGAGAAGAGAATCGTTTCCCGAAAATTAAAGATGTTGTGCCTTTGGCAGATCTTAACGACATCGTTTTCGGAGGGTGGGACATTTTTGAAGATGACGCTTACGCAGCGGCTCGTCACGCAGAAGTTCTGACGGTTGAAGACTTAGATAAAGTAAAAGACGAATTGACTGCTATTAAGCCAATGAAGGCTGTATTCAACCAAGAATTTGTGAAAAGATTAAATGGTACTTGGGTGAAAGATGCTCCTACTAAATGGGACTTGATGGAAGCTGTTCGTAAAGACATTAAAGACTTCAAAGCTAAGAACAACTGCGATAGAGTAGTTTGTATCTGGTGTGGAAGTACTGAAGTATTTACTAAATTGGGCGACGTTCACCAAACTATTCCTGCTTTAGAAAAAGGAATGAAAGAAAACGACGCTACAATAGCTCCTTCTGTACTTTATGCTTATGCTTGTTTGCAAGAAGGTGTGCCTTATATCAATGGAGCACCTAACTTAACAGTTGATATGCCTGCTATGTGGGATTTGTCGGCTCAAACAAAAACTCCTATCTGTGGAAAAGACTTCAAAACAGGTCAAACTATGTTGAAGACAGTTCTTTCTCCAATGATTAAGACTCGTATGTTAGGTCTTAACGGTTGGTTCTCTACAAATATTTTAGGAAATAGAGACGGAGAAGTACTTGACGATCCAGGTTCTTTCAAAACAAAAGAAGAGTCTAAACTTTCTGTTATAGACAATATCTTACAACCTGATTTATATCCTGAATTGTACGGAAATGTGTATCATAAAGTACGTATCAATTATTATCCTCCTCGCAAAGACAATAAAGAAGGTTGGGATAACATCGATATCTTCGGTTGGTTAGGTTATCCTATGCAGTTGAAAGTGGATTTTCTTTGTCGCGACTCAATCTTAGCAGCACCTCTTTGTTTAGACTTAGTGTTGTTTACTGACTTGGCAAAACGTGCTGGTATGAGTGGTATCCAATCTTGGTTATCTTTCTACTTTAAGTCGCCAATGCACGACAACGATCATATTGCTGAACACGATTTGTTTATTCAGTATGTGAAACTTAAAAACACTCTACGTCAAATAATGGGCGAAGAAACTGTTGA
Coding sequences within:
- a CDS encoding myo-inositol-1-phosphate synthase (product_source=KO:K01858; cath_funfam=3.40.50.720; cog=COG1260; ko=KO:K01858; pfam=PF01658,PF07994; superfamily=51735; transmembrane_helix_parts=Inside_1_12,TMhelix_13_35,Outside_36_432) encodes the protein MEKMQVENAQGKLGVLVIGVGGAVATTFIAGTMIARKGLGVPVGSITQLATIRLGKREENRFPKIKDVVPLADLNDIVFGGWDIFEDDAYAAARHAEVLTVEDLDKVKDELTAIKPMKAVFNQEFVKRLNGTWVKDAPTKWDLMEAVRKDIKDFKAKNNCDRVVCIWCGSTEVFTKLGDVHQTIPALEKGMKENDATIAPSVLYAYACLQEGVPYINGAPNLTVDMPAMWDLSAQTKTPICGKDFKTGQTMLKTVLSPMIKTRMLGLNGWFSTNILGNRDGEVLDDPGSFKTKEESKLSVIDNILQPDLYPELYGNVYHKVRINYYPPRKDNKEGWDNIDIFGWLGYPMQLKVDFLCRDSILAAPLCLDLVLFTDLAKRAGMSGIQSWLSFYFKSPMHDNDHIAEHDLFIQYVKLKNTLRQIMGEETVDFVD